A single region of the Tursiops truncatus isolate mTurTru1 chromosome 18, mTurTru1.mat.Y, whole genome shotgun sequence genome encodes:
- the LOC101325587 gene encoding G-protein coupled receptor 183: MDIKMDNFTTPSAAPLESDCDLYAHHRTARILMPLHYSIVFIIGLVGNLLALTVIIQNRKKINSTTLYSTNLVISDILFTTALPTRIAYYALGFDWRIGEALCRITALVFYINTYAGVNFMTCLSIDRFFAVVHPLRYNKMKRIEHAKCICIFVWILVFAQTLPLLIKPMSKKEAERTTCMEYPNFEETKSLPWILLGACFIGYVLPLVIILICYSQICCKLFKTAKQNPLSEKSGVNKKALNTIIFIIVVFVVCFTPYHIAIIQHMIKKLRFPDLLECSQRYSFQISLHFTVCLMNFNCCMDPFIYFFACKGYKRKVMKMLKRQVSVSISSAVRSAPEENSREMTETQMMIHSKSLNGK; the protein is encoded by the coding sequence ATGGATATAAAAATGGACAACTTTACTACACCCTCTGCAGCTCCTCTGGAGAGCGACTGTGACCTCTACGCCCACCACCGCACAGCCAGGATCCTCATGCCTCTGCATTACAGCATCGTCTTCATAATTGGGCTCGTGGGAAACCTATTGGCCTTGACAGTCATTattcaaaacaggaaaaaaatcaactctaCCACTCTATATTCAACCAATTTGGTGATTTCAGACATACTGTTCACCACTGCTCTGCCTACACGGATAGCCTACTACGCACTGGGTTTTGACTGGAGAATCGGCGAGGCCTTGTGTAGGATAACTGCTCTCGTGTTTTACATCAACACGTATGCAGGCGTGAACTTCATGACCTGCCTGAGCATTGACCGGTTCTTTGCCGTGGTGCACCCGCTGCGGtacaacaagatgaaaagaattgaacaTGCAAAATGCATTTGCATATTTGTCTGGATTCTCGTATTTGCTCAAACACTCCCACTGCTCATAAAACCTATGTCAAAGAAGGAGGCTGAAAGGACTACGTGCATGGAATATCCAAACTTTGAAGAAACCAAATCTCTTCCCTGGATTCTGCTTGGTGCATGTTTCATAGGATATGTACTTCCGCTGGTAATCATTCTTATCTGCTATTCTCAAATCTGTTGCAAGCTCTTTAAAACTGCCAAACAGAACCCATTAAGTGAGAAATCTGGTGTAAACAAAAAGGCTCTcaacacaattatttttataattgttgtgTTTGTTGTCTGTTTCACACCTTATCATATTGCAATTATTCAACACATGATTAAGAAGCTTCGTTTTCCTGATCTCCTGGAATGTAGCCAAAGATATTCATTCCAGATATCTCTGCACTTCACAGTATGCCTGATGAACTTCAATTGCTGCATGGAcccttttatatatttctttgcatGTAAAGGGTACAAGAGAAAGGTCATGAAGATGCTGAAACGTCAAGTCAGTGTATCAATTTCCAGTGCCGTGAGGTCAGCCCCTGAAGAAAACTCACGTGAAATGACGGAAACTCAAATGATGATACATTCCAAGTCtttaaatggaaagtaa